In Streptomyces qaidamensis, one DNA window encodes the following:
- a CDS encoding aminotransferase class I/II-fold pyridoxal phosphate-dependent enzyme — protein MLGEYRISGRRAADISASIERAVGDGGLRPGQLLPPMRQLAERLGVNPNTVAAAYRTLRERGVIETAGRRGSRVRPAPATTGREHFRVDVPEGVRDVAQGNPDPALLPPLAGAFAAAAAEGDRAPVLYGETAVEPELARIARAGFDADGVPQGPVAVVSGALDGVERVLAAHLKPGDTVAVEDPGWGRTLDLVPALGLRTVPVGVDDEGPRAEDVRRALEAGARALIVTDRAQNPTGAAVSAPRARALRAVLREHPEVLLIEDDHGHGIVDVPLHPLAGVTRHWAFVRSAAKAYGPDLRLALLTGDALTVDRVRGRHRLGPGWVSQLMQRALVRLWADGAVDAAEVAASYGSRRDALIDALERRGVVAHGRSGMNVWVPVPDETGAVARLLHAGWAVAPGARFRLAAPPGIRVTVSTLTGGEIETLADVITSAVGPAPARSYD, from the coding sequence GTGCTAGGAGAGTATCGGATCAGTGGGCGTCGCGCAGCGGACATTTCCGCGAGCATCGAGCGCGCGGTGGGGGACGGCGGGCTGCGGCCAGGTCAACTGCTGCCTCCCATGCGGCAGTTGGCGGAACGGCTGGGGGTGAATCCCAACACGGTCGCGGCCGCGTACCGGACCCTGCGCGAGCGGGGGGTCATCGAGACCGCGGGCAGGCGGGGCAGCCGGGTGCGGCCCGCGCCGGCGACGACCGGGCGCGAGCACTTCAGGGTGGACGTCCCCGAGGGCGTGCGGGACGTCGCGCAGGGCAATCCGGACCCGGCGCTGCTGCCGCCGCTCGCGGGCGCGTTCGCGGCGGCGGCCGCCGAGGGCGATCGGGCACCCGTGCTCTACGGGGAGACCGCCGTGGAACCGGAGCTGGCCCGGATCGCGAGGGCCGGTTTCGACGCCGACGGGGTTCCGCAGGGGCCGGTCGCCGTGGTCTCCGGGGCGCTGGACGGCGTCGAACGGGTGCTGGCGGCCCACCTCAAGCCCGGCGACACCGTCGCCGTCGAGGACCCCGGCTGGGGCCGCACCCTCGATCTCGTGCCGGCACTCGGACTGCGGACCGTCCCGGTGGGTGTCGACGACGAGGGGCCCCGCGCGGAGGACGTGCGCCGGGCGCTGGAGGCCGGCGCGCGCGCCCTGATCGTGACGGACCGGGCGCAGAACCCGACCGGCGCGGCGGTGAGCGCGCCGCGCGCGCGTGCCCTGCGAGCCGTGCTCCGGGAGCACCCCGAGGTCCTGCTGATCGAGGACGATCACGGGCACGGCATCGTCGACGTGCCCCTGCACCCGTTGGCCGGAGTCACCCGGCACTGGGCGTTCGTCCGCTCGGCGGCCAAGGCCTACGGCCCCGATCTGCGGCTCGCCCTGCTCACCGGGGACGCCCTCACCGTGGACCGGGTCCGTGGACGGCACCGGCTCGGACCGGGCTGGGTCAGCCAGCTGATGCAGCGGGCCCTGGTACGGCTGTGGGCCGACGGTGCGGTGGACGCGGCCGAGGTGGCGGCGTCGTACGGGAGCCGGCGGGACGCGCTGATCGACGCGCTCGAACGGCGCGGTGTCGTGGCGCACGGGCGCAGCGGCATGAACGTGTGGGTGCCGGTGCCGGACGAGACCGGCGCCGTCGCCCGGCTGCTGCACGCCGGCTGGGCCGTGGCCCCCGGAGCCCGCTTCCGGCTGGCCGCGCCGCCAGGCATCCGGGTCACCGTCTCGACGCTCACCGGGGGCGAGATCGAGACGCTGGCCGACGTGATCACCTCGGCGGTCGGGCCCGCTCCGGCGCGGAGCTACGACTGA
- a CDS encoding DUF3037 domain-containing protein, with product MNDRHIIKGGPRDRHVYEYAVLRVVPRIERGECVNAGVLVYCRAEAYVGARTHLDETRLLALDPRADVAGVRAALRAVESLCAGGSAAGQAASDDPGRRFRWLVAPRSTIVQPGPVHTGLTTDPAAETERLLDLLVR from the coding sequence GTGAACGACCGGCACATCATCAAGGGCGGACCGCGGGACCGCCACGTCTACGAGTACGCCGTTCTGCGCGTCGTCCCGCGCATCGAACGCGGCGAGTGCGTCAACGCCGGGGTCCTCGTCTACTGCCGCGCCGAGGCGTACGTCGGTGCCCGCACCCACCTCGACGAGACCCGCCTGCTGGCCCTCGACCCCCGGGCCGACGTGGCCGGGGTCCGAGCCGCCCTGCGCGCCGTCGAAAGCCTCTGCGCGGGCGGCTCCGCGGCCGGCCAGGCGGCGTCCGACGACCCGGGACGCCGCTTCCGCTGGCTCGTCGCCCCCCGCTCCACGATCGTCCAGCCCGGCCCGGTGCACACCGGCCTGACCACGGACCCGGCGGCGGAGACCGAGCGGTTGCTTGACCTGCTGGTGCGGTGA
- a CDS encoding FMN-binding negative transcriptional regulator, whose amino-acid sequence MLIHPWDAPRADAEWQQWLAGHDFGQLAVNGLPGEAPHVQPLHFAYDAGRGEIVTHLARPNPLWPALEACPDVLLSVVDDYVFVPGPWQAAPGVPPEHGTPTSFYTAVQLRCRAHVVDDPAEKAALLNRQVDHFQPRGGSARAAAGEAPYGGMLAGIRGLRLEVTDARAKFKYASHKPAVVRDRIAAGLAARGGPGDARARDHLLHRQET is encoded by the coding sequence ATGCTGATCCACCCCTGGGACGCGCCCCGCGCCGACGCCGAGTGGCAACAGTGGCTGGCCGGTCACGACTTCGGCCAACTCGCCGTCAACGGCTTGCCGGGCGAAGCGCCCCACGTCCAGCCCCTGCACTTCGCCTACGACGCCGGGCGCGGCGAGATCGTCACCCATCTCGCCCGCCCGAACCCGCTCTGGCCCGCGCTGGAGGCCTGCCCGGACGTCCTGCTGAGCGTGGTCGACGACTACGTGTTCGTACCCGGGCCCTGGCAGGCCGCCCCGGGCGTCCCGCCCGAGCACGGCACCCCGACGAGCTTCTACACGGCCGTACAGCTCCGCTGCCGCGCCCATGTCGTGGACGACCCGGCGGAGAAGGCCGCGCTGCTCAACCGCCAGGTCGACCACTTCCAGCCGCGGGGCGGCTCCGCACGGGCAGCGGCGGGTGAGGCCCCGTACGGCGGAATGCTCGCCGGCATTCGCGGCCTGCGCCTCGAAGTGACGGACGCAAGGGCGAAGTTCAAGTACGCGAGCCACAAGCCGGCCGTAGTCCGGGACCGGATCGCCGCGGGCCTCGCGGCCCGCGGCGGTCCGGGTGATGCGAGGGCTCGCGACCACCTCCTGCACAGGCAGGAGACCTAG
- a CDS encoding EamA family transporter — MPVRTTDSSVSGRGRGVGLGLALLSAVAFGGSGVAAKPLIEAGLDPLHVVWLRVAGAALVMLPLAVRHRSLLRRRPGLLAGFGLLAVAGVQACYFAALSRIPVGVALLIEYLAPALVLGWVRFVQKRPVTRAAAVGVVLAVGGLACVVEVWSGLGFDALGLLLALGAACCQVGYFVLSDQGSDAGEEAPDPLGVIAYGLLVGAAALTVVARPWTMDWSVLQGTASMDGRPVAAVVLLAWIVLVATVVAYVTGVVSVRRLSPQVAGVVACLEAVIATVLAWVLLGEHLSAPQIAGGAIVLAGAFIAQSSTPSKGSGKPVASGGPERELSRRGTSA; from the coding sequence GTGCCGGTGCGTACCACTGACAGCAGCGTGAGCGGACGCGGCAGAGGTGTGGGGCTCGGCCTCGCGCTCCTGTCCGCGGTGGCCTTCGGCGGATCCGGTGTCGCGGCCAAGCCGCTGATCGAGGCGGGCCTGGACCCGCTGCACGTGGTGTGGCTGCGCGTGGCCGGGGCTGCCCTGGTCATGCTGCCGCTCGCCGTGCGTCACCGCTCGCTGCTGCGGCGGCGTCCCGGGCTGCTCGCCGGGTTCGGGCTGCTCGCCGTCGCCGGCGTTCAGGCCTGCTACTTCGCGGCGCTCTCCCGCATCCCCGTCGGGGTGGCGCTGCTCATCGAGTACCTGGCCCCCGCGCTCGTGCTCGGCTGGGTGCGGTTCGTGCAGAAGCGGCCCGTGACGCGCGCCGCGGCCGTCGGTGTCGTGCTGGCGGTCGGCGGACTAGCCTGTGTCGTCGAAGTGTGGTCGGGCCTCGGCTTCGACGCCCTGGGGCTGCTGCTCGCGCTCGGCGCCGCCTGTTGCCAGGTCGGCTACTTCGTCCTCTCCGACCAGGGCAGCGACGCCGGGGAGGAGGCGCCCGACCCGCTGGGTGTCATCGCCTACGGCCTGCTCGTCGGCGCGGCCGCGCTGACCGTCGTCGCCCGGCCCTGGACCATGGACTGGTCGGTGCTCCAGGGCACCGCGAGCATGGACGGCAGGCCCGTCGCCGCCGTCGTCCTGCTGGCGTGGATCGTCCTCGTCGCCACCGTCGTCGCCTACGTCACCGGTGTGGTCTCCGTGCGCCGGCTCTCCCCGCAGGTCGCGGGTGTGGTGGCCTGCCTCGAAGCGGTCATCGCCACCGTCCTGGCCTGGGTCCTGCTCGGCGAGCACCTCTCGGCACCGCAGATCGCCGGTGGGGCGATCGTGCTGGCGGGCGCGTTCATCGCGCAGTCCTCGACGCCCTCGAAGGGTTCCGGGAAGCCGGTGGCGAGCGGTGGCCCGGAAAGGGAATTGTCCCGGCGCGGAACCAGCGCATAG
- a CDS encoding pyridoxamine 5'-phosphate oxidase family protein has protein sequence MTVTQQRRGRKIMMTPGELDDFLTTQRTCRVATVSAGGAPHVSTLWFAWDGASMWLYSVVRSKRWTDLRRDPRVAIVVDTGEEYDELRGAELSGTAEFVGEIPRTGELRAELDVPETLFARKNFGLEEMPHDGRHAWIRLTPEKIVSWDFRKLAGQ, from the coding sequence ATGACCGTCACGCAGCAGCGCAGAGGCCGGAAGATCATGATGACGCCGGGCGAGCTGGACGACTTCCTGACCACCCAGCGCACCTGCCGGGTCGCCACGGTGTCGGCCGGCGGCGCACCGCACGTGAGCACGCTGTGGTTCGCCTGGGACGGCGCGTCGATGTGGCTCTACTCGGTCGTGCGCAGCAAGCGGTGGACCGACCTGCGGCGCGACCCGCGGGTGGCGATCGTGGTCGACACCGGCGAGGAGTACGACGAGCTGCGCGGCGCCGAGCTGTCCGGCACGGCCGAGTTCGTGGGGGAGATACCGCGCACGGGCGAGCTGCGCGCCGAACTCGACGTCCCGGAGACGCTGTTCGCGCGGAAGAACTTCGGCCTGGAGGAGATGCCGCACGACGGCCGGCACGCCTGGATCCGGCTGACGCCGGAGAAGATCGTCTCCTGGGACTTCCGCAAACTGGCCGGGCAGTAG
- a CDS encoding HipA family kinase: MLKEVIATRFIAPLREGGSLPGLVEADDSGTYVLKFTGAGQGRKTLVAEVVCGELARRLGLRMPRLVTVELDPELGLGEPDEQVQSLLRSSGGTNLGMDFLSGALGFDPLAFPVSPEEAGRVVWFDALINNVDRSWRNPNLLRWRGELWLVDHGATMIWHHNWPGVDASAARPYDASDHALASFSPDVTSAAADLTPLVTGELLADVTAQIPDAWLTDEPGFATPDDLRQAYARPLLARAAVIHDRIQGLK; encoded by the coding sequence ATGCTCAAGGAAGTGATCGCGACCCGTTTCATCGCGCCCCTGCGCGAGGGCGGTTCGCTGCCGGGCCTGGTCGAGGCCGACGACTCCGGCACCTACGTCCTGAAGTTCACCGGTGCGGGACAGGGCCGCAAGACACTGGTCGCCGAGGTCGTCTGCGGCGAACTCGCCCGCCGGCTCGGGCTGCGGATGCCCCGCCTGGTCACCGTCGAGCTCGACCCGGAGCTGGGACTGGGTGAACCGGACGAGCAGGTGCAGAGCCTGCTGAGGTCCAGCGGCGGCACCAACCTCGGCATGGACTTCCTCTCCGGCGCCCTCGGGTTCGACCCGCTCGCGTTCCCGGTGAGCCCCGAGGAGGCCGGCCGGGTGGTCTGGTTCGACGCGCTGATCAACAACGTCGACCGGTCCTGGCGCAATCCCAACCTGCTGAGGTGGCGGGGCGAGCTGTGGCTCGTCGACCACGGCGCGACGATGATCTGGCACCACAACTGGCCCGGCGTGGACGCCTCAGCCGCCCGCCCGTACGACGCCTCCGACCACGCGCTGGCGTCCTTCTCGCCCGATGTCACCTCCGCCGCGGCCGACTTGACTCCCCTGGTCACCGGGGAACTCCTCGCCGACGTCACCGCACAGATCCCGGACGCCTGGCTCACGGACGAACCCGGCTTCGCCACGCCGGACGATCTGAGGCAGGCCTACGCGCGCCCGCTGCTCGCCCGGGCCGCCGTCATCCACGACCGCATCCAGGGGCTGAAGTGA
- a CDS encoding cysteine hydrolase family protein → MPSYEALSQLLEPGTTVLLTVECQEGVVGADSALPELAEEARTGGALANVARLVTAAHERGVQVVHAVAERRPDGRGASRNARLFRAAVRLPVQQLAGTPAVRVAAPIEVADEDLVVRRLHGLSPLTGTDVDPLLRNLGCRTLIVTGVSANVAVPNAVFDAVNRGYTVVVPADAIAGVPSDYTPAMIRHTLALVATVATTDEVLAGLERPGGIRRA, encoded by the coding sequence GTGCCCTCGTACGAAGCCCTCAGCCAACTCCTCGAACCGGGCACCACGGTGCTGCTCACCGTCGAGTGCCAGGAGGGCGTCGTCGGGGCGGACAGCGCCCTGCCCGAACTCGCCGAGGAGGCCCGCACCGGTGGTGCCCTCGCCAACGTCGCCCGTCTGGTGACAGCCGCCCATGAAAGGGGCGTTCAGGTCGTGCACGCCGTCGCCGAGCGCCGCCCCGACGGCCGCGGGGCCAGCCGCAACGCCCGTCTCTTCCGTGCCGCCGTACGCCTGCCCGTCCAGCAGTTGGCCGGCACCCCGGCGGTGCGGGTGGCGGCCCCGATCGAGGTCGCCGACGAGGACCTCGTCGTACGGCGGCTGCACGGGCTGTCACCCCTCACGGGCACCGACGTCGACCCGCTGCTGCGCAACCTCGGCTGCCGCACGCTGATCGTCACCGGGGTCTCGGCCAACGTGGCGGTGCCCAACGCCGTGTTCGACGCCGTGAACCGCGGCTACACCGTCGTCGTCCCGGCGGACGCCATCGCGGGGGTGCCTTCCGACTACACCCCCGCGATGATCCGCCACACCCTCGCGTTGGTCGCCACGGTCGCGACCACGGACGAGGTGCTGGCGGGCCTGGAGCGTCCGGGCGGAATCAGGCGAGCGTGA
- a CDS encoding Rieske (2Fe-2S) protein, translating to MTSESVQPMSGPSRRTVVAAVGAAGLTVALTACGSDDKASDPSTEQGATGGGATNEGGGSSAGAGAGGAALAKTTDIPEGSGKIFEDEKVVVSQPAAGDYKAFSTICTHQNCPMVDLKDDVISCTCHGSQFSVLDGSVKKGPAVKPLEAKKVTVNGDSITLA from the coding sequence ATGACCAGCGAATCAGTTCAGCCGATGTCGGGACCGAGCCGCCGCACCGTCGTGGCGGCGGTTGGCGCGGCGGGGCTCACCGTGGCGCTGACGGCGTGCGGGTCGGACGACAAGGCGTCCGACCCGTCCACCGAACAGGGCGCCACCGGCGGCGGCGCGACGAACGAAGGGGGCGGCTCGTCCGCCGGTGCGGGAGCCGGTGGTGCGGCGCTCGCGAAGACCACCGACATCCCCGAGGGCAGCGGCAAGATCTTCGAGGACGAGAAGGTGGTGGTCTCGCAGCCGGCCGCGGGCGACTACAAGGCCTTCTCGACGATCTGCACCCACCAGAACTGTCCGATGGTGGACCTCAAGGACGACGTCATCTCCTGCACCTGCCACGGCAGTCAGTTCTCCGTCCTCGACGGCAGTGTGAAGAAGGGCCCCGCGGTCAAGCCGCTGGAGGCGAAGAAGGTGACGGTGAACGGCGACTCCATCACGCTCGCCTGA
- a CDS encoding DMT family transporter translates to MSNTASGLPIGRGLLYLIVAGVAWGTAGAAASLVYRASDMGPVALSFWRCATGLVLLLAVRLLRPRAGTPVREPLGRRALRAGVTGFWLAVFQTAYFAAVSATGLAVATVVTLGAGPVLIALGARLILAERLGRGGAVAVTGALAGLAVLVVGGGGATVRPVGVLLALLSAAGYSAMTLLTRRWGRDGEADAARTTAGAFAVTSLCLLPFALAEGLLPHTEEPGRLLLLLIYVAAVPTALAYGLYFAGAAVVRSATVSVIMLLEPVSAAVLAVVLLGEQLTAATLAGTLLMLGAVAGLAAEEARGARTREEPVTVV, encoded by the coding sequence GTGTCGAACACTGCCTCCGGCCTGCCCATCGGGCGAGGCCTCCTCTATCTGATCGTCGCCGGTGTCGCCTGGGGCACCGCGGGTGCGGCCGCCTCCCTGGTCTACCGGGCCAGCGACATGGGGCCCGTCGCTCTTTCCTTCTGGCGCTGCGCCACCGGTCTCGTGCTGCTGCTCGCGGTCCGCCTGCTGCGGCCGCGCGCCGGAACTCCCGTGCGTGAACCGCTCGGCCGCCGGGCGCTGCGGGCCGGGGTCACCGGGTTCTGGCTCGCCGTCTTCCAGACCGCGTACTTCGCGGCCGTTTCCGCCACCGGCCTCGCCGTGGCCACCGTCGTGACCTTGGGCGCGGGTCCCGTCCTCATCGCGCTCGGCGCCCGGCTGATCCTGGCCGAGCGGCTGGGCCGTGGCGGTGCCGTCGCCGTCACGGGTGCCCTCGCCGGGCTCGCGGTCCTCGTCGTGGGCGGAGGGGGCGCGACCGTACGCCCCGTGGGTGTGCTGCTCGCGCTGCTGTCCGCGGCCGGGTACAGCGCGATGACCCTGCTCACCCGCCGGTGGGGCCGCGACGGCGAGGCCGACGCCGCGCGGACGACCGCCGGGGCCTTCGCCGTCACCAGCCTGTGCCTGCTGCCGTTCGCCCTGGCGGAGGGACTGCTGCCGCACACCGAGGAGCCCGGCCGGCTCCTGCTCCTGCTGATCTACGTCGCCGCCGTCCCCACCGCGCTCGCCTACGGCCTCTACTTCGCGGGCGCGGCCGTCGTGCGGTCCGCCACCGTCTCGGTGATCATGCTGCTCGAACCGGTGAGCGCGGCGGTGCTCGCCGTCGTCCTGCTCGGCGAGCAGCTCACGGCGGCGACGCTGGCCGGGACCCTGCTGATGCTCGGCGCGGTGGCGGGCCTCGCGGCGGAGGAGGCACGAGGCGCCCGGACGCGCGAGGAGCCGGTGACGGTCGTGTGA
- a CDS encoding Clp protease N-terminal domain-containing protein has translation MQPLIPRQSAHEYGIQRVDNDARLSDELASVVGGARRRAVRDGDRQIDTAHLLHSLLESDPEARSVCGEGPQIARLLGYLVQRSIGYGLRWQSGVEDSGAVPVVTETAGFSPLAAGCMEFACERAAGRGGPARGTDLLAAIVADPQARAVEVLERAGIDPREVFARLADRPGLTEECGEATF, from the coding sequence GTGCAACCCCTTATCCCCCGGCAGTCGGCCCATGAGTACGGCATTCAGCGCGTGGACAACGATGCCAGGCTCAGTGACGAGCTGGCGTCGGTGGTCGGCGGTGCCCGGCGCCGGGCCGTCCGGGACGGGGACCGGCAGATCGACACCGCCCATCTGCTCCACTCGCTCCTGGAGTCCGACCCCGAGGCGCGTTCCGTCTGCGGTGAGGGGCCGCAGATCGCGCGGCTGCTCGGCTACCTCGTCCAGCGCAGCATCGGCTACGGCCTGCGCTGGCAGAGCGGCGTCGAGGACTCCGGCGCCGTCCCCGTGGTGACGGAGACGGCGGGCTTCTCCCCGCTCGCCGCCGGGTGCATGGAGTTCGCCTGCGAACGCGCCGCCGGGCGCGGCGGACCGGCCCGTGGCACCGACCTGCTCGCGGCGATCGTCGCCGATCCGCAGGCGCGCGCGGTCGAGGTGCTCGAACGGGCCGGCATCGACCCGCGCGAGGTGTTCGCCCGGCTCGCCGACCGGCCCGGACTCACCGAGGAGTGCGGCGAAGCCACGTTCTGA
- a CDS encoding pyridoxamine 5'-phosphate oxidase family protein: protein MQGTAQTPSQPETGYTPTDRTVPTRSPDRASYDKDLVHSILDEAYVCHLGFVRDGAPVVLPTLYARVGERLYVHGSTGSRPLRAAGQADPGLEVCLTVTHVDGLVLARSAFHHSINYRSVVVHGVAHDVTDPDEKRQALDALVDHVMPGRSADSRPANKKELAATAVLRLDLDEVSAKLRTGGVNDEPEDLTLPHWAGVVPVRRTYGTPLADAGLAPGTELPGYLGAL from the coding sequence ATGCAGGGGACCGCGCAGACGCCGTCGCAGCCCGAGACCGGCTACACCCCGACCGATCGCACCGTCCCCACCCGCTCCCCGGACCGGGCGTCGTACGACAAGGACTTGGTGCACTCGATACTCGACGAGGCCTACGTGTGCCACCTCGGTTTCGTCCGCGACGGCGCGCCGGTCGTGCTGCCCACGCTGTACGCCCGGGTCGGCGAGCGGCTGTACGTGCACGGCTCCACCGGCTCGCGCCCGCTGCGGGCGGCCGGTCAGGCCGACCCGGGCCTTGAGGTCTGCCTGACGGTCACGCACGTCGACGGTCTGGTCCTCGCCCGCTCGGCCTTCCACCACTCGATCAACTACCGCTCCGTCGTGGTGCACGGCGTCGCCCACGACGTGACGGACCCCGACGAGAAGCGGCAGGCCCTGGATGCGCTGGTCGACCACGTCATGCCCGGCCGCTCCGCCGACTCGCGCCCCGCCAACAAGAAGGAACTCGCCGCGACCGCCGTGCTCCGCCTGGACCTGGACGAGGTCTCCGCGAAGCTGCGCACCGGCGGCGTGAACGACGAACCGGAGGACCTCACCCTCCCCCATTGGGCCGGTGTCGTCCCGGTGCGGCGCACCTACGGCACCCCGCTCGCCGACGCCGGCCTGGCCCCCGGCACCGAACTGCCCGGCTACCTCGGGGCCCTGTGA
- a CDS encoding DMT family transporter, which produces MSTVTTPPGLVAAAPSAPARRRLDWRLRFAALSLIWGFSFLLIKVGTGAYAPFQVTLGRLLFGTAVLAAAMAVRRERLPRGVRVWGHLTVAAFLLNALPFSLFAYAELTIPSTLAGICNATSPLWGMALSLIALSEDRPTRVRVAGLGLGFLGVLTVLGAWQGFHGLDATGTALALLGSLSYPIGWIYVRRTLAGTGDSHLSMTGAQLLLATVQLAVVTPLFTTLPTRMSVGPLLAIAALGALGTGLAVLLQYGLVAEVGPTTAQMVTYFIPVIATAAGVALLGEALTWSTPVGALIVLTGAALTQIRPKPRRTFQP; this is translated from the coding sequence ATGAGCACCGTCACCACACCGCCCGGCCTGGTCGCCGCCGCCCCGTCCGCACCGGCCCGCCGCCGCCTCGACTGGCGCCTCCGGTTCGCCGCCCTGTCCCTGATCTGGGGCTTCAGCTTCCTCCTCATCAAGGTGGGCACCGGGGCGTACGCGCCGTTCCAGGTGACGCTCGGCCGGCTGCTGTTCGGCACGGCAGTACTGGCCGCCGCCATGGCGGTGCGCCGTGAGCGGCTGCCGCGCGGGGTCCGGGTCTGGGGGCATCTGACGGTCGCCGCGTTCCTCCTCAACGCCCTGCCGTTCTCGCTGTTCGCGTACGCCGAACTGACCATCCCGTCCACGCTGGCGGGCATCTGCAACGCGACCTCACCGCTGTGGGGCATGGCGCTGTCGCTGATCGCCCTGTCGGAGGACCGCCCGACCCGGGTGCGGGTCGCCGGGCTCGGCCTCGGCTTCCTCGGGGTGCTCACGGTGCTGGGTGCCTGGCAGGGCTTCCACGGCCTGGACGCCACCGGGACGGCACTGGCCCTGCTCGGCTCCCTCAGCTACCCGATCGGCTGGATCTACGTCCGCCGCACCCTGGCCGGGACCGGCGACTCCCACCTGTCGATGACCGGTGCCCAGCTGCTGCTCGCGACGGTCCAGCTGGCGGTCGTCACCCCGCTGTTCACGACCCTGCCCACCCGCATGTCCGTCGGACCGCTGCTGGCGATCGCCGCCCTGGGCGCACTGGGCACGGGCCTGGCGGTGCTCCTCCAGTACGGCCTGGTCGCCGAGGTCGGCCCGACGACCGCCCAGATGGTCACGTACTTCATCCCGGTCATCGCCACGGCCGCGGGCGTGGCTCTGCTCGGCGAGGCGCTCACGTGGTCGACCCCGGTAGGTGCGTTGATCGTCCTGACGGGAGCGGCACTCACCCAGATCCGCCCGAAGCCCCGCCGGACATTTCAGCCGTAG
- a CDS encoding LysR family transcriptional regulator — MLNLERLRTLDALARHGSVSGAAEGLHITTSAVSQQLSKLEREVGQQLLAKNGRGVRLTDAGRLLAEHAARILSQVELAQSDLEAQRGQVVGELRLSAFPTAARGLFPHALAALRDQHPALRLRSCELEPELGIAGVVRGDLDLAVVLDWYNKPMALPDGLVKASILDDPAEVAMPVAHRLAAREEVDLAEFADDEWITWGEGEFCHEWLMFTLRSKGVEPIVGHRAAENHTQLALVAAGLGVCIAPVLGRRPVPAGVVTVPLRQRVRRHVYVVWRADADRRPSIRAAVQALREAGESVG; from the coding sequence ATGTTGAATCTGGAGCGCCTGCGCACCCTCGATGCCCTCGCCCGGCACGGCTCGGTCAGCGGCGCGGCCGAGGGGCTGCACATCACCACGTCCGCCGTCTCGCAGCAGCTCTCCAAGCTGGAACGGGAGGTCGGGCAGCAGCTCCTCGCCAAGAACGGGCGGGGCGTGCGGCTCACCGACGCGGGCCGGCTGCTCGCCGAGCACGCCGCACGCATCCTGTCCCAGGTCGAACTCGCCCAGTCGGACCTGGAGGCGCAGCGCGGGCAGGTCGTGGGGGAGCTCAGACTGTCGGCGTTCCCGACGGCCGCACGCGGCCTGTTCCCCCACGCGCTGGCCGCGCTGCGCGATCAGCACCCCGCGCTCCGGCTGCGCTCCTGCGAGCTCGAACCGGAGCTCGGCATCGCCGGAGTCGTGCGCGGCGACCTCGACCTCGCCGTGGTGCTCGACTGGTACAACAAGCCGATGGCCCTGCCCGACGGGCTGGTCAAAGCGTCGATCCTGGACGACCCGGCCGAGGTCGCCATGCCGGTGGCCCACCGGCTCGCGGCGCGCGAGGAGGTGGATCTCGCCGAGTTCGCCGACGACGAGTGGATCACCTGGGGCGAGGGCGAGTTCTGCCACGAGTGGCTGATGTTCACCCTGCGCTCCAAGGGCGTCGAGCCGATCGTCGGCCACCGCGCCGCCGAGAACCACACTCAGCTGGCGCTGGTCGCCGCAGGGCTCGGGGTGTGCATCGCCCCGGTGCTCGGCCGCCGTCCCGTGCCCGCCGGGGTCGTGACCGTGCCCCTCAGGCAGCGGGTCCGGCGGCACGTGTACGTCGTCTGGCGCGCGGACGCGGACCGCCGCCCGTCGATCCGGGCGGCGGTGCAGGCCCTGCGGGAGGCGGGGGAGAGCGTCGGCTGA
- a CDS encoding SRPBCC family protein, producing the protein MAEVSAEARIGAPADKVWARLTDWSTHGEWNATHTSFPAGGPEPLEVGATFQENMRLMNFPAEVAWTVEALEPARVLAIRGKGPMAVTVATRYTLTPDGDATRVRIDGEFTGATVSLMAGKLKDSATAALRESLRKLDGLVT; encoded by the coding sequence ATGGCCGAAGTCAGCGCGGAGGCACGCATCGGGGCGCCGGCCGACAAGGTGTGGGCGAGGCTCACGGACTGGTCCACCCACGGCGAGTGGAACGCGACCCACACGAGTTTCCCGGCGGGCGGCCCGGAGCCCCTGGAAGTGGGTGCGACGTTCCAGGAGAACATGCGGCTGATGAACTTCCCGGCCGAGGTGGCGTGGACGGTCGAGGCACTGGAACCGGCGCGTGTACTCGCCATCCGCGGCAAGGGCCCGATGGCCGTGACCGTGGCGACGCGCTACACCCTCACACCCGACGGCGACGCCACGAGGGTCCGCATCGACGGCGAGTTCACGGGCGCGACGGTCTCCCTGATGGCGGGCAAGCTGAAGGACTCGGCCACGGCGGCCCTGCGCGAGTCGCTGCGCAAGCTGGACGGCCTGGTGACCTGA